GTGAATCCTTGCCCAGGTATGCCCTGGATGAAAAGGTGGCTGAGTTGGTGCAGTTTCTTCTTCTCAAATATCAAACAAAAGAACCTGTCCCAAAGGCAGAGATGCTGACGACTGTCATCAAGAAGTATAACGACTATTTTCCTATGATCTTCGGGAAAGCCTATGAGCTCATAGAGCTAATTTTTGGCATTGCCCTGACTGAGATGGACCCGGACAACCACTCCTATTTCTTTGAAGACCCATTAGGCCTCACCTATGAGGGAAGCCTGATGGATGACCAGGGCATGCCCCAGAACTGTCTCCTGATTCTTATTCTCAGTATGATCTCCATAAAGGGCAGCTGTGTCCCTGAGAAGGTCCTCTGCGAAGTGTTGAGTGCAATAGGGGTGTGTGCTGGGAGGGAGCACTTTATATATGGGAACCCCAGAAAGCTGCTCATTATAGATTGGGTGCAGAGAAAGTACCTGGAGTACCGGGAGGTGCCCAACAACGCTCCTCCACGTTATGAATTCTTGTGGGGTCCAAGAGCCCATTCAGAGGCCAGCAAGAGAAAAGTCCTAGAGTTTTTAGCCAAGGTATCCAGTATCATCCCTAGTTCATTTCCATCCTGGTACATGGATGCTTTGAAAGATGTGGAAGACAGAGCCCAGGCCATAATTGACACCACAGATGATGCTACTGCCACGGCCAGTGCAAGCCCCAGTATCACGTCCACCAACTTCTGTCCTGAGTGATGTCTGAAGCAGATTTCCCCTCTGTGTTTGAAGATGGCAGACGAGGTTCTAGGCAGTGGGGGTCCAGAGTGGAGGTGGAGGGACCAcagtgttttttgtgtttctgtttcatATGAGTGACTTAAgagtttaacattttttgtgtAGGGGGGTATATTTTACAAATGCTTCTCCTTCCAATTGGTTTAATTCACTTCAGAATGTTAGTTTATGAATATTATTCACACTTGTATTGCTGTTTGTCTGATTTAAGGGAGAGTTTGATATTTCAtaagaaacaaagggaaaatctGTCTTATTTTGTGAACTGAAACAATATAATGTGGTGTTCGGataagaattttctttaaaatttgaaataactcTGCAGTTAAATTGTGGAACAGAATAAAGTACGGTTGATATTTGCATATCCTTATCATGTTACTCTGTTGTTCCTCCAAATTAAGGATATATACCTGGCTTTGCTTGGCTTATTCAAGAAAGTAGCAGAAATTAAATCTTAATAAATAAAAGCCTCAGTGACTATTTGCTAAACATTCTTTGAGCAGTTGCTTGTGGAGCATGCTCTTAGTCGTGAGGATACTATAAAAACCAAGACTTATCTCCACCCATAAAATGTTAGAGTCTAGGTTCAGAAGCCATATCAGGAGCGTGGTAAGATACTCTATAGAATCATAAAAACTAGTTTAAAAACGAGTGGGGAGGTGAAACTGCAGATAGAGCCTTCAAGTAAAAAGGCCCAGAGCTATGACAGTTTTGCCCTTCGGGAAACTTCTGGTGCTTCTGTGGGAGCTGATTGTTATGAAGCTGGGTGGTGGCAGGGCCCAGACTCTCAGAAGGTGATAGAAAAACCTGGAATGGAAAACTGCTCTGAGTAGTTCCTTCTGgtggaggatgaggcagagagGAGTCTCCACACGGGGAATTAATAGAAGGTGTCTTGCAGCTCTTTAACTGGTGAGCTTGAACACAGTGCAAGAACTAGGTGATTGATAACCATCATCTGCAAGGGTTTCCTGAGACATAGGGTGATAATCCCTTGAAGTGTTGCTCAGAAGCCTCTAGGCTGGCACTTAATTGCCTGGCTTGGGAAAACCAGAGCCTACTCCATTGAAAGACATGTAATTAGGTTATTTCAGTTGTAATGTGGGCAACTGTAAGCAAGGGCTAGATTTTTACTggaggataaataaaaatagtggtTTGGAAGGATGAGCAATGGGGAAGGTATAAAGGAGTTGGTGTTTGACTCAAATTCTAGCATCTTTGAGTTGCATTCCAGCTGAAGATGCCTTGCCTTTTCCAAATTATACAATATaccctttcagaaaaaaaatgtactgagTTTTATTTATGAAGCCAAAGTTTTGGTTAAGCTGGTAGTAGTCCATGACACATTCGCCTACATATTCTCAGATGTTTAGGATAACAAAACTAAGAGCTGAACATTTCACAAAAGACAGTAACCTTTGGTGTGGTAATCATTGATAACAACTGCCATTTATGAAAATTCCaataggtgccaggcactgtggcaggtGTGTTATTCACATTACATACATTCCAGCAATTCTACAAGACAAGGCTTATCAaactcattttgcaaatgaagaaccTGAGGCTCATAATGCTTGATAAATTCCCAAGACCACATAGCTAGAATGTGACAAGGTTGTGACATGAGCCCTGGTCTGAATTCATTTAGGCCCACACTGTCCCCACTCCTCCCAGCCTGAGGAAGGCCTTTGCCTGTTAAATCACTTCTTTTCACACTTCTTAATGTCTCTCAGGTGAAATAAAGATGAACCGTGTGGCTAAGGTATTAAGTTAGGCAGCAAGATGGAAGGTCAAATGGGAATAAAATACACTTCGGGGAACATTATTGGCTTTCTTTACGTAAAGTCCTCTTGTTCTAAGCACTAGGTTTCTTGAGAGCTGAATGTCCAGGTGCTGACAGATTTGTCCATCCCCAGCAATTTTTCCCATTACAGCCCCCTGCGCCTCCTTTTGATCTCCCCTGTGTGCTCTCTTGCGCGACTCTAGAACCCGGTCTCCTGACTAACTTCTCATTACGGTCTCACTTTCTGAAGTGTGAGGACTGAGGAGTCACATGTGCACCAGAATAGATATGAGACTAGCCCCTATTTCTCCTGGTGTAGAGTGCCTGGAGGTGGCTGCTCAACTCTCAGCGCAAGAGCCTAGAAGCACCTGGCCTTCCCCTGAGATAGACCATTCCTACTCCCTGCAGAAGTTCCCTGACTCATCCATCCCTCTTCCTGGTTCCTCTGTGATAATGGCCTTTCGATGTGAATATTCACTTTGGATAGTGACATTTCCATACCTAGGCTGGGCATCTTCAACACACGATCAACGTATTACCAAATAGGCTGCAGAGTAAAATCTGACTTGCCACATAATATATGGGTTTTAGGGATGTAATCCTAAGGTCAGATATAGCTTATTTGAAATCTTCCTAATATTTGATACTTGTAGTATGATTTTAATGAGATGCATTATTTGAAACAGGGCACTGAACACAAACAGAGATGAATAAGCTTTTGTAGATGATCACATGCCAATATTTCCTTCATAAACTTTGTGGATGAGGAAAGGCTATAGACATCACATTGTAAATGATCTATAAGAAGGCAAATttccaaaaaaagcaaaacaataacaaaatcttGAAGACTGTCTAGGAGTTGACCAGGGTACTTTGGGGGACATGCCAGCTCTGATGAGAAATAAACAATAGTTAAACATCCTTCCGCTATCTCTTGTGTGTGTACCTGCTCCACAGGAAAATCctggcttgcagtgagccacaggcACATGTATAGCTGTTCAGGAATGTTCCATCATATGCAGGGTAGCAGAGGCTTAAAGGGTAGATTATTTACCATACACCAAAAATATGAGAGAATTCTCAGCCTGAAGAAATTATATAGGTTATTAAAAGGACAgtgccggccgggcgcagtggctcaagcctgtaatcccagcactttgggaggccgagacgggcggatcacgaggtcagcagatcgagaccatcctggctaacacggtgaaaccccatctctactaaaaaatacaaaaaattagccgggcgtggtggtgggcgcctgtagtcccaactactcgggaggctgaggcaggagaatggcgtgaacccgagaggcggagcttgcagtgagctgagatccggccactgcactccagcctgggcaacagagcgagactctgtctcaaaaaaaaaaaaaaaaaaaaaaaggacagtgcCAAGTGCTATTGAGGGAATAAGGTTGACCCTCCCTGCCAAGACttacagaattgttttaaaactgGATGTAATCCTGTATTTGAAACCACCAGTCACCTCGTAGGTGAAAGAAAAAGTTGGAAGATTTCAAGGCTATGCGGACATTCCCAGAAACAATCCCAAGCAATGAAGAGACTTACTGTCATTAATTATAATAGTTGCTTTTCATTGAGCACCGTAATAACATATGGGAGAGACGACAAGCACCCGTCTCCATCTTGTCTAGCTCGCCTTCCTGGCTGGTTCATTTGTAGTTAGACAGAAGCCAGTGCACCGCTCCCATGCTTTCGTTTCTGTTCAGCACTTAACATCTGTTGTGATGTCGAGGGACAAGGTGAAAGCAGCTTGGATTCTTGGCTGAGGTGAAAGCCAGGACCCGCTGTCGGTTAGTTTATTATACCATAACacagtaccacagactgggtgacttaaacaatacccatgtattttctcacatttctggaaggTAAATATCTGAGATCAAGATGTTAACCGGTTTGATTTCTTCCCCGGCCTCTCTGTGGCTTGCTCATGGCCACTTTCTCACTGAATTCTTACATGATTTTTCCtcggtctgtgtgtctgtatcttaATCTGcacttcttatgaggacacctgTCATATTAAATATGAACCTGACCTTaagacctcattttaccttaattacctcttcaaagtttctatcttcaaatacagtcacattctgggATACTGGGTTTGAAGACTTggatatatgaattttgggggagagTCAAAATTCAGCCCATAATACCCTGCCAACTAAAATCAGAATTTCTGTACAAAAAAGTAAACTTGTGTTAAGTCATGTAAAAATcaaggcttttttgttgttgttccatgaGCTTACTGTTACTTTATCTGCCTCCTAGACTGCTCATCATCCTTTTCTTAGGCTTATTTCAATACTTTCCTTACAAATAAAtactgcatatatttttattgcaaatattttaaaaggagataGAAATCACAATTCTCCCCTTTGGAAAGTTCCTCCAAAATTCAGCCCCCTATTCAGTAGTTTCCACAATTAACCATGTGGTGTTTACATTTAAAAGCTGATTTAGAATTTTGAGAAAGacgtgatttttaaaataaaatttatgcatATACGAGCTTATGTCTGTGTTTATAACTACACATGGGTAACAATATACATATAGGTCTGCCAATTCCCTTTCCACTATTACAGATTCAATTGCATCCCCACtaaaatcttatgttgaaattaaCATGTGGCATTATTTGGAGACGGGATTATCTCAGAGGCAAGTAAGTTAACACGTGGTTATTAAAaaagagctggtactattcctatGCAAACATCCTTTCTTTATTAACAAACATACTTAATTCACATGTATTTCCTTGTCTtgaaaatctattttctgtcccaggatcccCTGCGGATACTCCATTACATTTTTTCATCATGTCTCTTTAAATGCCCTTTGGCTGTGCTAGTTCACTGAGACTTCACTTGATTTTGAAAACAAGTGCCATTCTTATCATATCGTACCGAAGGCACATACTACCAACACAATTTGTCATTGATGATGTTAATTTACTCACCATGGTGAGGTAGTGGTTTACAGTTTCCTTCAGGGTAAAGTCACATTAATTTTTTCCCTGGGTCATGCTGTCATCTTGGGAAGGACAGAAGACCCAGGAGCAGCCAGTAGTCACATGAGGCCTCTGAGGGAAAACTGCAGAGACTTCTTGCCCACAAAGAGGAGGATCCACAGAAACCAGCTCCCCCCTGTTGTCATCCCCGGGAGGCCCAGGGGCATGGTGACCCACAGGGGTGTCCCCTGACATCTTAGGGGGGAGAAAGAGGACAAGGCTGTGCTCTGGTGAGTCTCAGTTCAGATCATGAGAGCGGAAGATCATGACAGGGGCCTTCCTGGCATCCCCAGGCTGATACAGAGGACAGACTGGTGAGCTACCCCACCAAGGACACAGGAGGACCCCCCAAAACCAGCCCATTTTCACTCCTCCTGGGAGGCCTTGGGCAGGGCCATTAGGGAGAGATGCAAGGGTGCTCCAGTCCCTCTTGGGGGTTTCATGGAAATGGGAACCTTGATCTGAAAAACAGTCtctggaaggaagagagagggagtggAGGCCATGCCAAGAATAATCGGTTGAGAAAGACGGAGAGTCCTTCCCACGCCATTTCAGGCGGAGGGCAGCAGAGCGCTACCTGGGGCCTGGGAAGCCATACCCCCTTGTGGAGGGATGTGATTCGACCTCTCTTGCACGTTGCAGGTCTCAGGGATGGGAGGGGCTTATTTGGAGGTGAAAGATGCACAGAGGCAGGGAGCCCAGGCCATTTCAGGAGTCCAGGCACAGCCtcccaggaaggcaggaagggaacaTCCATGACCGGTAGTGCCCCCTATCCTGCCCCTGTGCCTGCTGCCAGCTCTGGAGGAGCCCATCAGGGTCCCCAGATTTACAACTTTCTGACTTCCACTTTGGGAGTCAGCTAGAGGGGAGATTATCTCTGAGGGGGGCAGCTTCGGTTAAGCAGAGGGAGTTGCACCAGGGCTGGTCACGCAACAAGAAGAGAACTCTGTCAAGGACAGTGACCTCCCAACACGGAGGGGAGGCACAGGCTGCACCCTGCCACTCCTTGCTGTCAGCCCTGGAAAAAGGTGGGGTGTGAGTGTCAAggactggggaggtgggagggaagagtCCGGCAAGGCTTAGGGAGTGAGCAGGAAGGGCAGGAGCACATCctggaggtgggaaggaagggaTGGAAAGGAGGCTGACAAGTGGGGGGTGGTTGCTCCTCTGAGAGGAGGCCCCGCCCCACGCTAGCCCTGCTGTCAGTCCTGATCATCCCCGGCAGGGTTCCCGGATGTGCTTTCCGGCGtccatcttgggaggctgaagaaccTGAGGTATTTTGTGACGAGGCTCGTCTCAGGTCAGCGGAGGGAAGAGTCTTAGACCTATCCAGTCTTCAAGGTGAGGGCCCCGAGGGAGAACTGAGGGACCCCCCCCCACCACAGAGAGAAGCCGGCCCGGCTTGCTGTACCCCTGCCGTGGGACTTGTAGTTCGCGGAAAGGAAGATGGTAGCCGAGGGCTGAGGGACGGGTCCTCAtgacagaggaagggaggagatgcCGGCCCGCTAGGGAATAAATAGGAAGACATTGAGGAGGATCGGGGAACCCCCACCTCAGAGGACGGATTCCCGGAGATTCCCACCCTGCTCCTCAAATCAGCCCTCCTAGAGCTCCCCAGTCGGCTCAGGCTGAGCGGCCGCCCTCTCGTTGCTGGGTGAGGGGTGTAGGGGACGGGGAAGGGGAGGCCTTGTTCTGGGGGTTCCCTGGCAAGTCAGCATGGGGAGCTGCCTGCAGCCGGCAGAGGGAAGACTCCCAGACCCTGCTGGGGACAAGAGTGAGGACAGAGGGGTCACATGTGCATCAGACGTGAGGCCACCCGGATCACCCCCGTGGTAGAGTGCTGGGAGGTGGCTGCCACCTCATTACCTCCCACTGCTCTCAGCGCTGTGGAGTTGGCCCTGAGGTTTTGCCTCAGGCCAGCAGACTGGTGGGGGCCTGGCCCTGTCTCAGAACATGTGACAATGCTAATTGAATGCTGAGGGGGCCACGAACCTCAGAACTGTGGGACTCTGGGAGTCTGGCCAGTCCCAGCTGACGTCATAGCTGGAGGGTCTCCCTCACTTCCTCTTGCAGGTGCTCCAGGAaccaggagttgaagacctgGGTGTGAGGGACACATACATCCTAAAAGCACCACAGCAGAGGAGGCCCAGGCACTGCCAGGAGTCAAGGTGAGTGCACAGCCTGACTCTGTACCAAGGGCCCTACCCCCAGAAACAGGGCAGACCTGGCAGCACCCAGCCCGTAGCCACCCACTGTCATTCCTGGTGCCTCAGACTCTGCCTGCCAGCTGTGCCCTGAGGTGCTTTCTCACATCCTCCTACAGGTTCCCAGGAGACAAACCTCCTAGAAAGACAGGCGACCTGTGAGGCCCTAGAGCACACCTTAAGAGAAGAAGAGCTGTAAGCCGGCCTTTGTCAGAGCCATCATGGGTGAGTTTCTCAGCTGAGACCACTGGCactgtccctctctccctcagtCCTGTGGGATCCTATCATACCCATTCCTGCTCACACGTTTACCTGCTGCTGCTGAACAATATTCATCATGCCTCTCTCTCCAAACCTTTCATGCCCCAGCTTTCAGCAAGGCTTCCAGAAGCCAAATTTCATACTGGAGTTGGTAGATGCAGAGGATCCCCCAGATGAGGGACAGGAGGAAGCCtcctccattttctcttcctctttccacttTTAATTcccctcctcctcgtcctcctcctcctcttcttccttctcatcctcatcctcttctCTGATTCTGCGTTCTCCAGGGGACAAACAGATGCCTGCTGCTGGGATGCCGAGTCTTCTCCAGAGTTCCGCTGAGAGTCGTCAGAGTCGTCCTGAGGAGGAGGACTCCCCGAGTCTTCTCCAGAGTCCTCCTGAGGGGGAGGCCACCCAGTCTCCTCTCCAGATTCCTCAGAGTCCTCCTGAGGGCGACGACTCCCAGTCTCCTCTCCAGAATCCTCAGAGTCCTCCTGAGGGGGAGGACTCCCTGTCTCCTCTCCAGATTTCTCAGAGCCCTCCTGAGGGTGAGGACATCCAGTCTCCTCTCCAGAATCCTGCGagctcctttttctcctccactTTATTGAGTCTATTCCAGAGTTCCCCTGAGAGTACTCAAAGTCCTTTTGAGGGTTTTCCCCAGTCTCCTCCCCAGATTCCTGTgagcccttccttcccctccacttTACTGAGTCTTTTCCAGAGTTCCCCTGAGAGTTCTCAAAGTACTTTTGAGGGTTTTGTCCAGTCTCCTCTCCAGAATCCTCAGAGTCCTCCTGATGGAGACAACTCCCAGTCTCCTCTCCATAGTCCTCAGAGTCCTCCTGATGGGGAGGActccctgtctcctctcctctttcctcatAGTCCTCCTCAGGAGGAGGACTTCCAGTCTTCTCTCCAGAGTCCTGTAACCATCTGCTCCTCCTCCACTTCACTGAGTCTTCCCCAGAGTTTCCCTGAGAGTCCTCAGAGTCCTCCTGAGGGGCCTGCGCAGTCTCCTCTCTATAGTCCTCAGAGCCTTCCTGAGGGGACGGACTCCCAGTCTCCTCTCCAGAGACCTCAGAGTCCTCCTGAGGGGGAGGATTCCCTGTCTCCTCTCTACATTCCTCAGAGTCCTCCTGAAGGGGAGGACTCCctgtcttctctccagtttcctcaTAGTCCTCCTGTGAGGGAGgcctccctgtctcctctccaGATTCATCCGTGTACTACTGACGGGAAAGATCCCCAGTCTCCTCTCCAGACTCCTCAGAGTCCTCCTGAGTGGGAGGTCTCCTTGTCTCCTCTCCGCTTTCCTCACAGTCCTCCTCAGGGGGAGGACTTCCAGTCTTCTCTCCAGAGTCCTGTGAGCATCTACTCCTCCTCTACTTCATTGAGTCTTCCCCAGAGTTTCCCTGAGAGTCCTCAG
This portion of the Macaca thibetana thibetana isolate TM-01 chromosome X, ASM2454274v1, whole genome shotgun sequence genome encodes:
- the LOC126945947 gene encoding LOW QUALITY PROTEIN: melanoma-associated antigen C3-like (The sequence of the model RefSeq protein was modified relative to this genomic sequence to represent the inferred CDS: deleted 2 bases in 1 codon), which produces MPLFPNLPGLSFEADFPDPSVIEDLVDAQDSIDEEEKEASSTSPSSFHFSFPSSSSSSSSSPSTLILGAPEDEDMPAAGMPPLPQSPPEIPPQGPPKISPQGPPQSPPQSPLNSCSSPLLWTRLDEESSSEEEEDTAIWQALPESESLPRYALDEKVAELVQFLLLKYQTKEPVPKAEMLTTVIKKYNDYFPMIFGKAYELIELIFGIALTEMDPDNHSYFFEDPLGLTYEGSLMDDQGMPQNCLLILILSMISIKGSCVPEKVLCEVLSAIGVCAGREHFIYGNPRKLLIIDWVQRKYLEYREVPNNAPPRYEFLWGPRAHSEASKRSPRVFSQGIQYHP